In the Helianthus annuus cultivar XRQ/B chromosome 11, HanXRQr2.0-SUNRISE, whole genome shotgun sequence genome, one interval contains:
- the LOC110887881 gene encoding PKS-NRPS hybrid synthetase CHGG_01239-like — MGVKVVTVDTGVKVDTVDMIDLGVKVDKVDTEATVDMKNMVDMVMSPNWVQETGKEYGYVIVTRRSKNIGGTTGMVWLVCDRSGEHRSKATVRKAGSKKIGCPFSLLAIRDVTNDTWELKVDNANHHHEPTTSLLGHAFVRRFTEAEYKLVEQLTAQNMEPRIIFQTLRKQFPNSLHVQKDVQNAVQKIRAIIMDGKTPMQALESLMHDHRFIYNTRQEPKTDVVIEIFFVHPYSITMWRAFPHVMLIDATYKTNLYNMPFVQVVGVTSTGKSFCIAHAVICKERRGNYVWVLERIKSILHECMMPRVIVTDRELALINTCSKVFPNATRLLCQFHIEQNIVRKCKKGFDKEDWGKFMTYWRRVCESTSEPMYKYNLEKMYNRLVVANRESVYDYVYENWLKDYKEMFVYAWTDKCRNFGQRTTNRVESQHANLKRYITRGSSLFHREHRKNDEPPQTPAVGQPTWKGFP; from the exons ATGGGGGTGAAGGTGGTTAcagtggatacgggggtgaaggtggatacagTTGATATGATAGATCTGGGGGTGAAGGTGGATAAGGTGGATACGGAGGCTACGGTGGATATgaagaacatggtggatatggtTATGAGCCCC aattgggtacaagaaacGGGAAAGGAGTATGGTTACGTAATTGTTACCCGCCGATCAAAAAATATTGGCGGTACTACTGGGATGGTATGGCTTGTGTGCGACCGTAGTGGGGAGCACCGTAGTAAAGCAACAGTTAGGAAAGCTGGTAGCAAAAAAATCGGTTGCCCATTTTCATTACTCGCCATCCGGGACGTGACGAATGACACGTGGGAGTTAAAAGTGGACAACGCGAACCATCACCACGAACCTACGACGAGTCTGTTGGGACACGCTTTTGTACGAAGATTTACTGAAGCCGAATACAAGCTAGTGGAGCAGCTAactgctcaaaacatggagccacgTATCATATTTCAAACCCTAAGAAAGCAGTTCCCTAACAGCCTGCATGTTCAGAAAGACGTGCAAAATGCGGTACAAAAAATTAGAGCGATAATAATGGACGGAAAGACTCCTATGCAGGCACTGGAAAGCCTGATGCATGACCACCGATTCATTTACAACACCCGACAGGAACCCAAAACAGATGTCGTAATAGAGATTTTCTTTGTTCATCCTTATTCAATCActatgtggcgtgcattcccgcaCGTGATGTTGATCGACGCGACCTACAAAACAAACCTCTACAACATGCCATTTGTCCAGGTTGTGGGTGTGACGTCGACTGGGAAGTCTTTTTGTATCGCACATGCCGTTATTTGTAAAGAACGAAGGGGTAACTACGTGTGGGTGCTTGAGCGGATCAAGTCGATCTTGCATGAATGTATGATGCCGCGTGTGATAGTCACGGATAGGGAGCTTGCCCTAATTAACACGTGTTCTAAAGTATTCCCAAACGCAACCAGGCTTCTATGCCAGTTTCACATCGAACAAAATATAGTTAGAAAGTGCAAGAAAGGGTTCGATAAAGAAGATTGGGGGAAATTTATGACGTACTGGCGGAGAGTGTGCGAATCTACTTCAGAGCCCATGTACAAGTACAACTTGGAGAAAATGTATAACCGACTCGTGGTTGCCAACCGAGAAA GTGTCTATGATTACGTCTACGAAAACTGGCTCAAAGACTATAAAGAAATGTTCGTTTATGCGTGGACCGATAAGTGTCGCAACTTTGGTCAGCGCACCAccaacagagttgagagccagcACGCAAATTTAAAAAGATACATTACGCGCGGGAGTTCATTG TTTCACCGAGAGCATCGAAAAAACGATGAACCACCACAGACACCCGCTGTTGGACAACCTACGTGGAAAGGTTTCCCATGA
- the LOC110889787 gene encoding epidermis-specific secreted glycoprotein EP1 has product MASFHSISVISLCFHFLFSISQALVPASETFTYVNQGEFGLYIVEYDATYRTLEPFRNPFQLCFYNTTPNAYTLALRMGLVRSEKIMRWVWEANRGKPVRENATFSFGTDGNLVLAEADGQVVWQTNTANKGVVGFELLPNGNMVLVDAKGSYIWQSFDYPTDTLLVGQSLMVNGVSKLVSRASVENNIDGPYSLVLESRRIALYYKTMLYWAEYPGIDSDTNTFTNLTLVSEPRYPDDLSIYYLFFRYHFRNSNPLFSPSNSNTVFTRHNNTLSYVRLGIDGNLRYFTYSPNVQNYAWDQFYALLDRDSRVSECQLPDRCGKFGLCEDNQCVACPTPNGLSGWSKDCEAKKVTSCKASDFYYYKLEGVDHFMIKYTKGDETKQSQCERKCTSDCKCVGYFYHTDRSRCWIAYDLKTLTRVGNSTNLAYIKTPNK; this is encoded by the coding sequence ATGGCTTCTTTTCACTCCATTTCAGTCATCTCCCTATGCTTTCATTTCCTATTCTCGATCTCTCAAGCTCTTGTTCCTGCATCAGAGACATTCACTTATGTCAATCAAGGCGAATTCGGACTCTATATTGTCGAGTACGACGCGACTTACCGTACTCTCGAGCCTTTCCGCAACCCATTCCAGCTTTGTTTCTACAACACCACCCCTAATGCATACACTCTAGCTCTCCGTATGGGTTTAGTTCGATCCGAAAAAATTATGCGTTGGGTTTGGGAAGCTAACCGCGGTAAGCCAGTTCGCGAAAACGCCACATTCTCATTCGGTACAGACGGAAACCTTGTCCTGGCAGAAGCCGATGGGCAAGTCGTGTGGCAGACGAATACCGCGAACAAGGGTGTGGTCGGTTTCGAGTTGCTTCCGAACGGTAACATGGTTCTTGTTGATGCCAAGGGTAGTTACATATGGCAAAGCTTTGATTACCCAACCGACACTCTCTTGGTGGGTCAGTCTCTAATGGTCAATGGTGTAAGTAAGCTTGTGAGTCGAGCTTCGGTTGAGAACAACATTGACGGGCCGTACAGCTTAGTGTTGGAGTCCAGAAGGATAGCTTTGTATTACAAGACAATGCTTTATTGGGCAGAATACCCAGGGATAGACAGTGACACCAACACTTTTACGAATTTAACTCTTGTTTCAGAACCACGGTATCCTGACGATCTTTCGATTTATTACTTGTTCTTTCGTTACCATTTCAGGAATTCGAACCCGTTGTTCTCTCCCTCAAATAGCAACACGGTCTTCACAAGGCACAATAATACTTTGTCGTATGTTAGACTCGGGATAGATGGAAACCTTAGATACTTCACCTACAGTCCGAACGTGCAAAACTATGCGTGGGACCAATTCTACGCGTTGCTTGACCGCGATTCAAGGGTAAGCGAGTGCCAATTGCCGGATCGATGTGGGAAGTTTGGGCTGTGTGAGGATAACCAATGTGTGGCGTGCCCCACGCCGAATGGGCTAAGTGGGTGGAGCAAAGATTGCGAGGCGAAAAAGGTGACATCTTGTAAGGCTAGTGACTTTTACTATTACAAGCTTGAAGGGGTTGATCATTTTATGATCAAGTACACGAAGGGGGATGAGACGAAGCAAAGCCAGTGCGAGAGAAAATGCACGAGTGATTGTAAGTGTGTGGGTTATTTCTATCACACTGATCGATCGAGGTGTTGGATTGCTTACGATTTGAAAACATTGACGAGGGTTGGGAACTCGACGAATCTGGCGTACATTAAAACACCAAACAAATAG